DNA from Massilia antarctica:
GCAAGTGTTGCTGATCGGCGTGGGCGTGCTGATGGTGTTGTTTCTCACGCGCGGACACTGAAGGTCGGAGCGGCAATGCTTGCCATTATGCGCTTGCGTCGCGCGCTTGCGTCCCACGCTTGCGTCCCACGCTTGCCGCCGGCAATTGAAATAATGTCGGCCCGGCTATCTAATTTCCCTCTGTTATACACCAGGCGCGGTAATGCGCCTGCCTTTAGTCCCGGTCAAGTCCGCGCTATTGCCCGGCTCGCCAGCGTCTTTTATGCTGAAGGTTGAAGTAGCAAGCCGGTGAAGCGAGACCACCTTCTTAGCCTCGCAGCCAGTTTGGGAGGATATATGGCTGAAATCGTCCTGTTTGAACACGCTAATTATCACGGCGCTCATAAACATTTGTTCGCTTCTGAAACGAATCTGAATGCCCCCGACGATAATTTTTTCAACGATAAAGTTTCTTCGTTCGTCGTGCTGTCGGGCCGCTGGCAGTTCTACCGCGATAGCAATTTCCAGGGACCGGGGTCGCAGGTATTCGGGCCGGGCCGTTATAACTGGGTCGAAGCGGTGAATGTGCCGAACGATTCCATTTCGTCGGTCCGCTTGCTGTAAGCGGGGTAGCCGACAGGGCGGCATGCGCCCCGGCGTGACAGGAACGGTGCGTGCCGCCTGTAACCGGGCAAAGAGGATATATGGCTGAAGTCGTGCTATCTGAACATAGCAATTTCCGGGGCCGCGAGAAGCATCTGTATGGTTCGGAGCCGAATTTGAGTGCGCCGGACAAGCATTTTTTCAATGACAGGGTATCGTCGTTCGTGGTGGTATCGGGACGCTGGAAGGTTTACCGCGACAGCAATTATCGCGGACCGGCCTCGTGTGTGTTCGGACCTGGCCGCTATACCTGGGTCGAAGCGGCGGGTATCCCGAATGATTCCATCTCGTCCGTGCGACTGATGGCGGCCTGACCGGGCCGCGATCCATGGCCAGCGCAATGTTCGGCACTTGCATGCGTTTGTCATCAAGCTGTCACAAAAATATGCGAGGCTGGGCGCATCACAAAAACAAAAAAGGAGAAGATGACCATGCTCAGCAACGTAGTGAATCACCTCAACACCTATCGCGCCGCCCGGATCACGCATCGATCGCCGTACCGGGCCGAAATGGCCGACCTTCCCGCCACCTTGTATCCCTTCTGGAAGCGCACGGCGCAGCACGAATTCAAAGGCATCCCCCAGGATGCCTTTTTTTTCGCCCGCGCCGCCGAAGGCTTGATGGCGTTTTTCGACTGCGTGCGCGACAGCGGCATGCCGTGCGGCTTGCCGTCGATGGCGGCCGATTCGGTGTGGCACGCCTGGATGCGCCTCTCGCCCACCGGCCTGAATGCGTTTTGCCGCAAGCATTTCGGAACAGTCATCCCGCACGTGGAAGCGATCGACATGAAGGACGGCCTGCAGCGCGCGCTGGCCGTGTGCCTGGTGCGTGCGCGCAGGATCGAGCGCATGCCGGTGGCCGGGCCTAACTTGCCGCGCCTGTTCGCCTTGGACCGCATGCTGGCCATGCCGGGCGGTTGCGGCTACCTGCTGTTCAACGGCCAGGTGGCCTCGCTGGCGCTCGATCCGCGCGGGCGCGCGATCGGCGTGCCGGCGTATGTCCAGAGCCTGTCGCCGGAACTGTTGCTGGTTGCGGGCCTGATCAGCGATGACGAGTACCGCCGCCACGCGCGCACGACCGGCGCGAGGGGAGGGCGCGGCAGCAGCGGCAGCGGCGACAGCGAGGGGGGCTGCGGCACCGGTGCTGACATGGGCGCTGACGTGGGCGCAAGCGACGGCGGGGGCGACGCCGGCTGCGGTGGGGGCTGCGGCGGGGGCGGCGACTGATCCGCGCGGCGCCGGCGATCCGGGTGTCGCCAGCCGGGAAGGGCGCCGCGCCGCTGGGTTACGTCCCGGTGGCTACCGGGCGTGCCGGATCGGCGCACCATTCGCTCCACGAACCCGGATACAGCGCGGCGCCGGGCAGCCCGGCCACTTCCAGCGCCAGCAGGTTGTGGCAGGCGGTCACGCCCGATCCGCACTGCATGATGGCGTCCTGCGGCTTACCCACCAGCGGCGCCAGTTCGGCCTTGAGCTGGGCCGCATCCTTGAAGCGCCCGTCCGGCTCCAGGTTATCCTTGAAGAAGTGGTTTTTCGCGCCCGGAATATGGCCGCCGACCGGATCGATGGTCTCGTTCTCGCCGCGGAAGCGGTCGGCCGCGCGCGCGTCGATCACTACCCGCTTGCCGCCCTTGATGTTATCGAGGACGTCGGCCGCCGAGACGGTCGTCACCAGCGGCGCGCGTTCGGTGATGGTGCCGCTGCGTGGCGATTGCGGGGCCGTCGACAGCGCCAGTCCGGCCGCCTGCCATGCAGCCAGGCCGCCGTCGAGCACCGCCACCGCCGGATGGCCGACCCAACGCAGCATCCACCACAGGCGCGCCGCGAACATGCCGCCGTGGGCGTCGTAGGCCACGACCTGGCTGTCGTCGTCGATGCCCCAGCTGCGCAGGGTCTCGACCAGGTCGGCGCGCACCGGCAGCGGATGGCGCCCTCGGAAAACGCCGTCGGCGCCGCGCTTGGCGCCGGACAGCTCGGTTTCGATATCGGCGAACAGGGCGTGCGGCAGATGGCCGGCGGCGTAGGCCTCGCGCCCGGCGGCCAGGTTCATCAGGTCATGGCGGCAGTCGACGATGACCCACGATGGGTTGTCGATATGGCCGGCCAGGTCGGCTGCGGAGATCAGTGTCGTGTACATGGGCGTCCTTAAAGTTCGCTTGCGATGGGATCGGTCTTGCTGACGGCGGTGCCGCGCGGCGTGCTTTGGGTATTGTAAAACGTCGCGGCGATGCCCGACACAAGAATCACCGCCATGCCGAGCCAAACGTACCAGCTGAAGCGGTCACCCCACAACAGCATGCCCCACAGGCTGGAAAAGACGATGCCGGTGTACTGCAGGTTGGCCACCACCAGCACCTTGCCGATGCGGTAGGCGCGCGTCATGGCGATCTGCGCGAACAAGGCGGACACGCCAATGGCCAGCAGCAGGCCGGCGCTGTACAAGGTATGCGCCGTGAATAACGGCACGCCGGCGCCGCGCCCCTCCAGCAGGGTGCCGGCCAGGCCGGCGCTGGCGGTCATCGCCGAAAAATAAAACACCACGCGGAACTCCGGTTCGCCCAGCTGGCCCAGGCGCCGCACCTGCATGTAGGCCATCGCCGAGAGCACGCTCGAGAGCAAGCCGACGGCGCCGCCCAGCCACTGGTTGGCGGCGATGGCCGGCTGCAGCACCAGGGTGACGCCGACGAAGCTCATGATCACGGCCACGATCAGCGGCCACTCGACGTGGTCCTTGGCGTGCCACCAGCCGGCGCAGAACAGGAAGGCGGCGATCCAGATCGGCGCCATGTAATTGAGGGTGACGGCGGTAGCCAGCGGCAGTTTGCCGATCGCGAAAAACCACATCCACAGCGACACCACGCCCACGAAACTGCGCCACAGGTGATCCTTGACGAACACGGTGCGCAGGGTCAGTCCCTGGTGCTTGACCATGATGAGCAGCATGACGGTGCCGACCAGGCCCCGGTACATGACGATTTCGGACGTCGAATACACGCTTGACGCCAGTTTCACGGCCGCGCCCATGGCGGCGAAGGCGAAGCTGGCAAATAACATCCACAGTGACGCCATGGTTTCCCTAATTGTGTTCAGTCGCCGGTGCCGGCGGCGGCGCGTTTTTCAGTCACGGTATTGTAGAAAGTGGCGGCGATGCTGGAAGCGAGGATCAGCGCCATGCCGAACCAGACATGCCAGTCGAAGACATCGTGCCAGATCAGGATGCCCCAGAGGCTGGAAAACACGATGCCGGTGTACTGCAGGTTGGCCACCACCAGCACCTTGCCGGTGCGCCAGGCGCGCGTGAGCGCCATCTGGGCGAACACGCCGGAGGCGCCGATGAACAGCAGCAGGGCGGCGCCGCGCGCCGAGTGCGCATGCCAGGCGGCGCTGTCGGGCGAGCCGCCCGGCAGCAGGCTGCCGGCCAGGCCGGCTGCGATGTTCACCGCCAAAAAATAAAACACCACCCGGTATTCCGGTTCGCCGGCGCGGCTCAGGCGCCGCACCATGGTGTAGGCGATGGCGGCCAGCATGCCGGACACCAGCGCCATGAGCGCGCCGAACCACTGCTGCGCCTCGAAGGCCGGGCGCAGGGCCAGGATCACGCCGCCGAAACTGACGCCGATGGCCAGCAGCAGGGGCGGGGCGACGCGCTCCTTGCCCCGCCACCAGGCGAAGCCCATCAGCGCCACCGCGGTCCAGATGGGCGACATGTAATTGAGGGTGACGGCGGTGGCCAGCGGCAGCTTGGTGGCCGCGTAAAACCACATCCACAGCGACACCACGCCGATGGCGCCGCGCCACAGATGCCCGCCCAGATGTTCGGTGCGCAGCCTGCCGCCCTGGTGGCGTATGAAAAAATACAGGAGGATGATGCCGACCAGGCCGCGGTAGAACACGATTTCGGCCACCGAATACTCGCTCGAGGCCAGCTTCACGGCCGCGCCCATGAGCGAGAACAGGAAGCTCGCCAGCAGGATCCAGAGCGCGGCCATCGGTCGGCGTCTACAGCGCCAGGCTGCTGCGGTACCACTCGTGGAAATGCTGCATGCCGTCTTCCATCGGTGACTGGTACGGTCCCACCTCGCTGACGCCGCGCGCCATCAGGATGCGGCGGCCGGCGTCCATGCGCATGGCGATTTCATCGTCTTCGACGCAGGTTTCCATGTAGGCGGCGCGCTCGGCCTCGATGAAGTCGCGCTCGAACAGCACGATTTCTTCGGGATAGTAGAACTCGACCACGTTGCGCGTCTTTTGCGGGCCGTCCGGCCACAGGGTCGAGACGATCAGCACGTGCGGATACCATTCGACCATGATGTTCGGGTACAAGGTGAACCAGATCGCGCCCTTATCGGGCGGCACGCCGCCGCGGAACTTGAGCACCTGCTCCTGCCAGCGCTGGTAGATGGGCGAACCGGCCTTGCCCAGGCCGCGGTTCACGCCGACCGTCTGCACGCTGTAATCGCGCCCGAATTCCCAGCTCAGGTCGTCGCAGCTGACAAAGCCGCCCAGCCCCGCGTGGAACGGCTCGACGTGGTAATCCTCCAGGTAGACTTCGATGAAAGTCTTCCAGTTGTAATTACAGGTCTGCACCTCGACATGGTCGAACATATAGCCCGAAAAATCGAAATCCCCGGTCACCGACAGGCCCGCCAGTTTTTCCATGACGTTGTAGCCGTTCTGCTCGAACAGCAAGCCATTCCACTCCTGGAGCGGCGTCTTGGACAGGTTCAGGCACGGCGTTTCCGGGAAGTGCGGCGCACCGATCAGCTCACCCTTGAGGTCGTAGGTCCAGCGGTGCAGCGGACAGACGATATTGTTCGCATTGCCGCGTCCGTTGAACATCAGGGCCTGGCGGTGGCGGCACACATTCGACAGGACCTCGATCCCGTTTGCGTTGCGCACCAGCATGCGGCCCTCATTCTCGGAAGCGAGCGTGGCAAAGTCTCCCGTTTCGGGCACCATCAGCGTATGGCCGACATAGCGCGGGCCATGCTGGAACAATTGCTGCATTTCGCGCTGTAACAGCGCTTCATCAAAGTAAGCATCTACCGGAAGCTGCGCGCATGAGCGCGCCAGCTTGGCGTGGGTAGCCAGATCGGACATCCCAACCCCCCTTTTATATGTGCATCAGCCAAAGAAGAGAAAGAATCCAAAGACCAGTATTTTTAAGTGCGGAATACGGTATTTCGGACAGAACCGGAGATTATAGCGCGGAACGGGCTCTGCCGTCTTGGTCTGGCACGGGAATGTGGTGTGGGCGGATGTAAATGTTGAGGGAAAAACATGGTTTTCATCGATCCAGCCTCAATGCGATAAAATGCCAAATCGCCACCCGTCAGGATGGATTGTTCTAGAATAAGCGATTAGACTGGCCCGCCGCGCACAAGTTGCATGCCGCGGACTCACATAAAGTAACTATGGCAAAGAAATTAATAGCGGAAAGCGCGGCTGCGCCGGAGTCGTTCGAACAGGCCATGGCCGAACTGGCGCAGCTGGTCACGCAGATGGAAGCCGGCCAGTTGCCGCTGGAGGCATCGGTGGCGGCGTACGCGCGCGGCTCGGAGCTGGTGCGCTATTGCGCCGCGCAGCTTGAAAAAGTCGAGTCCCAGGTCAAGGTGCTCGAAGGCGACATGCTCAAGCCCTTCGCGGCCGATGGCGCCGGCGAGGGCATGCAATGAGCGGCGCCTTCGACGACTGGATGAAAACCGTGCAGGCGCGGGTGGAACAGGCGCTGGACGCCTTGCTGCCGGCGGCCGATGCGATTCCGCACAAGCTGCACGACGCGATGCGCTACACGGTGCTCGGCGGCGGCAAGCGGGTACGCCCGCTGCTGGTGTTCGCGGCCGGCGCGCTGTCCGGCGCCGATGCGCGCACCCTGGAGCGCGCCGCCGCCGCCGTCGAAATGATCCACGCCTATTCGCTGGTCCACGACGACATGCCGTGCATGGACGACGACGATCTGCGGCGCGGCAAACCGACCGTGCACGTGGCCTACGACGAAGCGACCGCGCTGCTGGTGGGCGACGCGCTGCAATCGCAAGCCTTCCTGGTGCTGGCCGAAGGGCTGGACATCCCGCCGGCGCGCCAGGTCGCCATGCTGCGTTTGCTCGCGCACGCGGCCGGGTCAAGCGGCATGTGCGGCGGCCAGGCGATCGATCTGGACAGCGTCGGCATCAGCCTCACCCTGGAGCAGCTCGAACAGATGCACCAGCTCAAAACCGGCGCCTTGCTGCGCGCCTCGGTGGTGCTGGGCGCGCTGGCTGGCGGTGATGTGAGCGACGCGCAGATGACGGCGCTCGATACGTACGCCAAAGCGATCGGGCTGGCCTTCCAGGTGGTCGACGACGTGCTCGATGCGACCGCCGATTCGGCCACCCTTGGCAAGACCGCGGGCAAGGACGCGGCGGCCAACAAGCCGACCTATGTATCGATTTTGGGCCTGGAACCATCCAGGGTCTTGGCAGAAAAATTGCGGAACGATGCGCATGACGCGCTCGCGCCGTTTGGTGACAAAGCAGATCGGCTGCGCCAGTTGGCGGACCTGATCGTGCAGCGGAAAGCGTAAATGAACTTGCTAGAGACAATCAACGAACCGGCCGAACTGCGCAAGCTGGCGCGCGCCCAACTGACGCCCCTGGCGCACGAGTTGCGCCACTTCCTGCTCGATTCCGTGTCCAAGACCGGCGGCCACCTCTCGTCCAACCTGGGCACGGTGGAGCTGACGATTGCGCTGCACTATGTGTTCAACACGCCGTATGACCGCATCGTGTGGGATGTGGGCCACCAGACCTACTCGCACAAGATCCTCACGGGCCGGCGCGAGCAGATGCACAGCCTGCGCCAGCTGAACGGCATTTCGGGCTTCCCGCGGCGCGACGAAAGCGAATACGACACCTTCGGCACGGCGCACTCGTCGACCTCGATTTCGGCCGCGCTGGGCATGGCGCAGGCGGCCAAGATCAAGGGCGAGTCGCGCCATGCGATCGCTGTCATCGGCGACGGTTCCATGACCGCCGGGATGGCCTTCGAGGCGCTCAACAACGCCGGCGTACAGGAAGACATCAACCTGCTGGTGGTCTTGAACGACAACGACATGTCGATCTCGCCGCCGGTGGGCGCGCTCAATCGCTACCTGGCGCGCCTGATGTCGGGACAGTTCTACGCGGCCGCCAAGAACGTCGGCAAGTCGGTGCTGCCCGGTCCCGTGCTGGAACTGGCCAAGCGCTTCGAGGAACACGCCAAGGGCATGGTGGTCCCGGCCACGATGTTCGAGGAATTCGGCTTCAACTACATCGGCCCGATCGACGGTCATGACCTGGATTCGCTGATCCCTACCCTGGAAAACATCAAGAAGCTCAAGGGTCCGCAATTTTTGCACGTGGTGACCAAAAAAGGGCAGGGCTACAAGCTGGCCGAAGCCGATCCGGTGCTGTACCACGGGCCGGGCAAGTTCAATCCGACCGAAGGCATCCTGCCGGCCAAGGCGGGCAAGACCACTTACACGGAAGTGTTCGGCAACTGGCTGTGCGACATGGCCGCTGCCGACAAGCGCCTGGTCGGCATCACGCCGGCCATGCGCGAAGGCTCAGGCATGGTGGCCTTTGAAGAGCAGTTCCCGGACCGCTATTTCGACGTCGGCATCGCCGAGCAGCATTCGGTGACCTTCGCCGGCGGCCTGGCGACCGAAGGCCTGAAACCCGTGGTGGCGATCTACTCGACCTTTTTGCAGCGCGCCTACGACCAGCTGATTCACGACGTGGCGCTGCAAAACCTGGACGTGCTGTTCGCGCTCGACCGCGCGGGTCTGGTGGGCGCCGACGGCGCCACCCACGCCGGCAACTACGACATCGCTTACCTGCGCTGCATTCCGAACATGGTCGTCATGGCCGCGTCGGACGAAAACGAATGCCGCCGGATGCTGACCACCGGCTACCAGTACAAGGGGCCGGCGGCGGTACGTTATCCGCGCGGTGCCGGCATTGGCGCGGTCATCGAAAAAGAACTGACAACGCTCCCGATCGGCAAGGGCGAGATCAAACGCGAAGGCAAGAGCGTGGCGATCCTGGCCTTCGGCTCGATGGTGGCGCGCAGCGTCGTCGCCGGCGAGGAGCTGGATGCGACGGTGGCCAATATGCGCTTCATCAAGCCGCTCGACGTGGAGCTGGTCAAGCGCCTGGCGCAGGAGCACGACTACCTGGTGACGGTGGAAGAGGGCGCCGTCATGGGCGGCGCCGGTTCGGCGGTGGCCGAGGCGCTGGCGGCCGAAGGCATCCTCAAACCCCTGCTGATCCTCGGCCTGCCCGACAAATTCATCGACCATGGCGACCCGGCGGCCTTGCTGGCCAGCGTGGGACTCGATGCCAAGGGAATCGCCGCGTCGATCCGCCAGCGGTTTGGTGCAGCGGAGCCGCGCCTGGTGGTCAACAACACCTGACACGCCTCGCAAGAAACGCCGCGCGACGCCGCCAACGACCAACGCCAACCTTCGGGTTGGCGTTGTCGTTTCGGGCGCGCATGCTAACCAGGCGTCGATCGCTCGTCCTATTTGTCCGATCCACGAAACAATCTGTTTCATTCGCAGCTATATATCCAACAAGTTAAACGATTTACTCTTCTCTCACGCAATTCAATTTATGACGAGAGACGATATGACAAGCAATACCAAGCTCACATGGAAGCATTTCCCCGCAGGCCAGAACGGTTTTTTCCGCGCGCCGGTGCTGCTGCAAGGCCCGACTGAAGCGCTGCTGATCGATGGCGGCTTCACGCTCTCCGACGGCAAGGCCGTGGCCGACGCCATCGCCGCCGGCGGCAAGCCGCTCAAGGCGGTCTACGTCAGCCAGAGCGACCCGGATTACTATTTCAGCCTGGGCGCGGTACGCAGCGCATTTCCCGAGGTGCCGGTGCTTGCCGCACATGCCACGGTCGCCGCGATCCACGCCAACGTTCAAAAGAAGCTCGATGTCTGGGGGCCGCAACTGAAGGCCGACGGCCCGCAAACCCTGGCCGATGTGGTGCTGCCCGCCGCATCGGATGCGTCCACCTTGAGTATCGACGGCGAAACCATCGAGATTGTGAATGCGGAAGGGATGAGCAACCGGCGTTACTTGTGGGTGCCTTCGCTGGAAGCCATTTTCGGCGGCGTGCTGGTGTTCTCCGGCGTGCACGTCTGGACGGCCGATACCGCCAC
Protein-coding regions in this window:
- a CDS encoding polyprenyl synthetase family protein codes for the protein MSGAFDDWMKTVQARVEQALDALLPAADAIPHKLHDAMRYTVLGGGKRVRPLLVFAAGALSGADARTLERAAAAVEMIHAYSLVHDDMPCMDDDDLRRGKPTVHVAYDEATALLVGDALQSQAFLVLAEGLDIPPARQVAMLRLLAHAAGSSGMCGGQAIDLDSVGISLTLEQLEQMHQLKTGALLRASVVLGALAGGDVSDAQMTALDTYAKAIGLAFQVVDDVLDATADSATLGKTAGKDAAANKPTYVSILGLEPSRVLAEKLRNDAHDALAPFGDKADRLRQLADLIVQRKA
- a CDS encoding exodeoxyribonuclease VII small subunit: MAKKLIAESAAAPESFEQAMAELAQLVTQMEAGQLPLEASVAAYARGSELVRYCAAQLEKVESQVKVLEGDMLKPFAADGAGEGMQ
- a CDS encoding DMT family transporter, with protein sequence MASLWMLFASFAFAAMGAAVKLASSVYSTSEIVMYRGLVGTVMLLIMVKHQGLTLRTVFVKDHLWRSFVGVVSLWMWFFAIGKLPLATAVTLNYMAPIWIAAFLFCAGWWHAKDHVEWPLIVAVIMSFVGVTLVLQPAIAANQWLGGAVGLLSSVLSAMAYMQVRRLGQLGEPEFRVVFYFSAMTASAGLAGTLLEGRGAGVPLFTAHTLYSAGLLLAIGVSALFAQIAMTRAYRIGKVLVVANLQYTGIVFSSLWGMLLWGDRFSWYVWLGMAVILVSGIAATFYNTQSTPRGTAVSKTDPIASEL
- the dxs gene encoding 1-deoxy-D-xylulose-5-phosphate synthase — translated: MNLLETINEPAELRKLARAQLTPLAHELRHFLLDSVSKTGGHLSSNLGTVELTIALHYVFNTPYDRIVWDVGHQTYSHKILTGRREQMHSLRQLNGISGFPRRDESEYDTFGTAHSSTSISAALGMAQAAKIKGESRHAIAVIGDGSMTAGMAFEALNNAGVQEDINLLVVLNDNDMSISPPVGALNRYLARLMSGQFYAAAKNVGKSVLPGPVLELAKRFEEHAKGMVVPATMFEEFGFNYIGPIDGHDLDSLIPTLENIKKLKGPQFLHVVTKKGQGYKLAEADPVLYHGPGKFNPTEGILPAKAGKTTYTEVFGNWLCDMAAADKRLVGITPAMREGSGMVAFEEQFPDRYFDVGIAEQHSVTFAGGLATEGLKPVVAIYSTFLQRAYDQLIHDVALQNLDVLFALDRAGLVGADGATHAGNYDIAYLRCIPNMVVMAASDENECRRMLTTGYQYKGPAAVRYPRGAGIGAVIEKELTTLPIGKGEIKREGKSVAILAFGSMVARSVVAGEELDATVANMRFIKPLDVELVKRLAQEHDYLVTVEEGAVMGGAGSAVAEALAAEGILKPLLILGLPDKFIDHGDPAALLASVGLDAKGIAASIRQRFGAAEPRLVVNNT
- a CDS encoding aromatic ring-hydroxylating oxygenase subunit alpha — its product is MSDLATHAKLARSCAQLPVDAYFDEALLQREMQQLFQHGPRYVGHTLMVPETGDFATLASENEGRMLVRNANGIEVLSNVCRHRQALMFNGRGNANNIVCPLHRWTYDLKGELIGAPHFPETPCLNLSKTPLQEWNGLLFEQNGYNVMEKLAGLSVTGDFDFSGYMFDHVEVQTCNYNWKTFIEVYLEDYHVEPFHAGLGGFVSCDDLSWEFGRDYSVQTVGVNRGLGKAGSPIYQRWQEQVLKFRGGVPPDKGAIWFTLYPNIMVEWYPHVLIVSTLWPDGPQKTRNVVEFYYPEEIVLFERDFIEAERAAYMETCVEDDEIAMRMDAGRRILMARGVSEVGPYQSPMEDGMQHFHEWYRSSLAL
- a CDS encoding beta/gamma crystallin-related protein, whose protein sequence is MAEVVLSEHSNFRGREKHLYGSEPNLSAPDKHFFNDRVSSFVVVSGRWKVYRDSNYRGPASCVFGPGRYTWVEAAGIPNDSISSVRLMAA
- a CDS encoding MBL fold metallo-hydrolase produces the protein MTSNTKLTWKHFPAGQNGFFRAPVLLQGPTEALLIDGGFTLSDGKAVADAIAAGGKPLKAVYVSQSDPDYYFSLGAVRSAFPEVPVLAAHATVAAIHANVQKKLDVWGPQLKADGPQTLADVVLPAASDASTLSIDGETIEIVNAEGMSNRRYLWVPSLEAIFGGVLVFSGVHVWTADTATPELRAAWVKNLDAMAARQPRIVVPGHGTVDAPADASAIAYTRGYLLAFEEEAAKAADSAALIAAMKLRYPDAGMEVALTTGAKVVLGEMKWG
- a CDS encoding sulfurtransferase; translation: MYTTLISAADLAGHIDNPSWVIVDCRHDLMNLAAGREAYAAGHLPHALFADIETELSGAKRGADGVFRGRHPLPVRADLVETLRSWGIDDDSQVVAYDAHGGMFAARLWWMLRWVGHPAVAVLDGGLAAWQAAGLALSTAPQSPRSGTITERAPLVTTVSAADVLDNIKGGKRVVIDARAADRFRGENETIDPVGGHIPGAKNHFFKDNLEPDGRFKDAAQLKAELAPLVGKPQDAIMQCGSGVTACHNLLALEVAGLPGAALYPGSWSEWCADPARPVATGT
- a CDS encoding beta/gamma crystallin-related protein → MAEIVLFEHANYHGAHKHLFASETNLNAPDDNFFNDKVSSFVVLSGRWQFYRDSNFQGPGSQVFGPGRYNWVEAVNVPNDSISSVRLL
- a CDS encoding DMT family transporter, whose translation is MAALWILLASFLFSLMGAAVKLASSEYSVAEIVFYRGLVGIILLYFFIRHQGGRLRTEHLGGHLWRGAIGVVSLWMWFYAATKLPLATAVTLNYMSPIWTAVALMGFAWWRGKERVAPPLLLAIGVSFGGVILALRPAFEAQQWFGALMALVSGMLAAIAYTMVRRLSRAGEPEYRVVFYFLAVNIAAGLAGSLLPGGSPDSAAWHAHSARGAALLLFIGASGVFAQMALTRAWRTGKVLVVANLQYTGIVFSSLWGILIWHDVFDWHVWFGMALILASSIAATFYNTVTEKRAAAGTGD